The following are encoded in a window of Arthrobacter sp. NicSoilB4 genomic DNA:
- a CDS encoding FAD/NAD(P)-binding protein, giving the protein MGISQSIRTAVIGAGPRGTSVLERLLANWVPAGPDAALHIDVVDPYPAGPGHVWQPGQSRLYLMNTQSFYPTVIPEEPGLARPLAGHTFDRWRELQREQPHPALTAEERAELTGLDSADFPSRALYGRYLRSTLEELLSRLPAGATVDFHSTTATSVRHTAARATGDGDGSRVTFDVELADGGVLTVDSVVLALGHLESRLSPEQRELQAAAEEFGLLYLPPAAPADVDWSLVPAVKPVLVRGMGLNFFDAMGQLTEGRGGRFLPGADGRLSYLPSGREPLIIAASRRGTPYRAKATLAGYYPDAVTLRYCTESALAKFAETGIRPAFDHDLWPLLHRDALWAYYSTLARSQPGAILTDAKEFLKALEHALHPHAHSAAKWENLVDTVLDIHVRPAHRLNLLGLAAPLAGRSFGSRAELDGAVVEYLLDDARRSALGEDDPVKMTIGALHHGRAVLKTAVADGGITDESWVAGLRGWFESFVEGLASGPPALRAEQLAALVSAGVVRFVGPDPKFGVDRKAGTFTAVSPWVGNRAEDGAGEVVNAVAMVEALAPANRVAVNESPLLEQLLAEGLVRPRLMMTVEGTPVPTSGLDVAPHPYRPLGANGSVTEGLYVLGLQLSAVQWGTAIAAEARQKSGPVYRSGQRTLRDADEIARAILGR; this is encoded by the coding sequence GTGGGCATATCGCAGAGCATCCGGACGGCAGTGATTGGCGCCGGTCCCCGGGGCACGAGCGTGCTGGAGCGGCTGTTGGCCAACTGGGTGCCCGCCGGGCCGGACGCCGCCCTGCACATAGACGTCGTTGATCCGTATCCCGCAGGCCCGGGGCATGTCTGGCAGCCCGGACAGTCCCGGCTCTACCTGATGAACACCCAGTCGTTCTATCCCACGGTCATTCCAGAAGAACCAGGGCTTGCGCGGCCGCTGGCCGGGCACACCTTCGACCGCTGGCGTGAACTGCAGCGGGAGCAGCCCCACCCCGCCCTCACGGCCGAGGAGCGGGCCGAACTGACCGGGCTGGACTCGGCGGACTTCCCCAGCAGGGCCCTGTACGGCCGCTACCTCCGCTCCACGTTGGAGGAGCTGTTGTCCCGCCTCCCCGCCGGCGCCACGGTGGATTTCCACAGCACGACGGCGACGTCCGTCCGCCACACGGCCGCCCGCGCAACCGGTGACGGGGACGGCAGCCGGGTGACGTTCGACGTCGAACTGGCCGACGGCGGGGTCCTCACCGTCGATTCCGTGGTGCTGGCCCTCGGCCACCTCGAATCGAGGCTCAGCCCCGAACAGCGCGAACTCCAGGCCGCGGCGGAGGAATTCGGGCTGCTGTACCTGCCGCCGGCCGCGCCGGCCGACGTCGACTGGTCGCTGGTGCCGGCCGTCAAACCGGTGCTGGTGCGCGGCATGGGACTGAATTTCTTTGATGCCATGGGCCAGTTGACCGAAGGCCGTGGCGGCAGGTTCCTGCCCGGCGCGGACGGCCGGCTCAGCTACCTTCCCTCCGGCCGCGAACCGCTCATCATCGCGGCCTCACGGCGCGGCACCCCGTACCGGGCGAAGGCCACCCTCGCCGGGTACTACCCCGACGCCGTGACGCTGAGATACTGCACCGAGAGCGCGCTGGCGAAATTCGCGGAGACCGGAATCCGGCCCGCCTTCGACCACGACCTCTGGCCCCTCCTGCACCGCGACGCACTGTGGGCCTACTACTCAACGCTGGCGCGCTCGCAGCCGGGGGCCATCCTGACGGATGCGAAGGAGTTCCTGAAGGCACTGGAGCACGCCCTGCACCCGCATGCGCACTCCGCCGCGAAATGGGAAAACCTGGTGGACACCGTCCTGGACATCCACGTCCGTCCCGCCCACCGGCTGAACCTGCTGGGACTCGCGGCGCCGCTGGCCGGGCGGTCGTTCGGCTCCCGCGCGGAACTCGACGGCGCCGTCGTCGAGTATCTGCTCGACGACGCCCGGCGTTCCGCACTGGGGGAGGACGACCCGGTGAAGATGACCATCGGCGCCCTGCACCACGGCCGCGCGGTCCTGAAGACCGCCGTCGCGGACGGCGGGATCACCGATGAATCGTGGGTTGCCGGGCTCCGCGGCTGGTTCGAATCGTTTGTGGAAGGCCTGGCCAGCGGGCCGCCGGCGCTGCGGGCCGAACAGCTCGCTGCCCTGGTCAGCGCCGGAGTGGTCCGGTTCGTCGGGCCGGACCCGAAATTCGGGGTGGACCGCAAAGCCGGGACGTTCACGGCGGTGTCGCCCTGGGTGGGGAACCGCGCGGAAGACGGCGCCGGGGAAGTGGTGAATGCCGTGGCTATGGTCGAGGCGCTGGCGCCGGCCAACCGGGTGGCGGTCAACGAGTCGCCCCTGCTGGAGCAGCTGCTCGCCGAAGGCCTGGTCCGGCCCCGGCTCATGATGACGGTGGAGGGGACTCCCGTGCCGACGTCGGGACTGGACGTGGCCCCGCACCCGTACCGGCCGCTGGGCGCAAATGGCTCGGTGACGGAAGGACTCTATGTCCTCGGACTGCAGCTGTCCGCCGTCCAGTGGGGAACCGCCATTGCGGCTGAGGCCCGGCAGAAGAGCGGACCGGTGTACCGCAGCGGCCAGCGCACGCTGCGGGACGCCGACGAGATTGCCCGGGCCATTCTCGGGCGCTAG
- a CDS encoding glycosyltransferase family 2 protein: MRKGRFNRAVGIVIALTASGAAALLWFAVAAGGPALSESPAHGLLLGFWSILYNTDAPAPRVLLAAIALALLMAALVATVDRRIANRSRRSLDPLTGPLAPRVVMSATRGVHAGPVTVTVLIPAHNEEASLPLTIASLLKQSRRPDRVIVVADNCTDATVALARQAGVDVVESVDNTQKKAGALNQVLKRLLPGLGDNDVVMVMDADTRLDDGFLAAAVDRFSHDRALMAVGGLFYGEEGHGLIGQFQRNEYLRYSREIGRRRGRVFVLTGTASMFRSRALRTVAESRGASIPGTPGDVYDTAALTEDNELTIALKSLGGLMVSPAQCTVVTELMPSWTTLWAQRLRWQRGALENIGAYGMTPQTLRYWAQQLGIGYGVIALGSYLLLIFLMVFSLDTWIWFPFWLGLGVLFMVERVATVWKGGWRARLLALTLFPELFFDMFLNAVYLKGVADISLGRTASWKHVTHVRPLETTGAERS, encoded by the coding sequence GTGCGAAAAGGAAGATTTAATCGGGCTGTCGGCATCGTCATCGCCCTGACAGCAAGCGGTGCGGCCGCACTCCTCTGGTTTGCCGTCGCCGCCGGCGGTCCGGCGCTGAGCGAGTCCCCCGCCCACGGCCTGTTGCTCGGCTTCTGGAGCATCCTGTACAACACGGATGCACCGGCCCCCCGCGTGCTCCTGGCCGCCATAGCCCTGGCACTCCTGATGGCAGCCTTGGTGGCCACAGTGGACCGCAGGATCGCCAACCGCTCGCGCCGGTCCCTTGACCCGCTCACCGGACCGCTGGCACCCCGGGTGGTCATGTCCGCAACGCGCGGCGTCCACGCCGGTCCGGTAACGGTCACGGTGCTCATCCCGGCCCACAACGAGGAAGCCTCGCTTCCCCTGACCATCGCCTCCCTGCTGAAGCAGTCCCGCCGTCCGGACCGCGTCATTGTAGTGGCGGACAACTGCACCGACGCCACCGTAGCCCTGGCGCGCCAGGCCGGCGTCGACGTCGTCGAATCGGTGGACAACACACAGAAGAAGGCCGGCGCACTCAACCAGGTGCTGAAGCGGCTGCTTCCCGGGCTTGGCGACAACGACGTCGTGATGGTCATGGACGCGGACACCCGGCTCGACGACGGCTTCCTCGCGGCGGCGGTGGACCGCTTCAGCCACGACCGGGCGCTCATGGCGGTCGGCGGCCTGTTCTACGGCGAGGAAGGCCACGGACTCATCGGCCAGTTCCAGCGCAACGAGTACCTGCGCTACAGCCGGGAGATCGGGCGCCGGCGCGGCCGCGTTTTCGTACTGACCGGGACCGCCTCCATGTTCCGGTCCCGGGCCCTGCGCACCGTGGCGGAGAGCCGCGGAGCCTCAATCCCCGGCACCCCCGGCGACGTGTACGACACCGCCGCGCTGACCGAGGACAACGAACTGACCATCGCGCTGAAATCCCTCGGCGGGCTGATGGTCTCGCCCGCGCAGTGCACCGTGGTGACGGAGCTGATGCCCAGCTGGACAACGCTCTGGGCACAGCGGCTGCGCTGGCAGCGCGGGGCGCTGGAGAACATCGGCGCCTATGGCATGACACCGCAGACCCTGCGCTACTGGGCCCAGCAACTGGGGATCGGGTACGGCGTGATCGCCCTGGGCTCCTACCTGCTGCTGATCTTCCTGATGGTGTTCTCGCTGGACACCTGGATCTGGTTCCCGTTCTGGCTGGGGCTGGGCGTCCTGTTTATGGTCGAACGCGTCGCCACGGTGTGGAAGGGCGGATGGCGGGCCCGGCTCCTCGCACTGACCCTGTTCCCGGAACTGTTCTTCGACATGTTCCTCAATGCGGTCTACCTCAAGGGCGTCGCCGACATCTCACTGGGCCGGACAGCCAGCTGGAAACACGTCACCCATGTCCGTCCGCTCGAGACCACGGGGGCGGAACGCTCATGA